In the Pristiophorus japonicus isolate sPriJap1 chromosome 5, sPriJap1.hap1, whole genome shotgun sequence genome, one interval contains:
- the shha gene encoding sonic hedgehog protein codes for MMLTRIVLVGMICCSLVSSVKACGPGRGYGRRRHPRKLTPLAYKQYIPNVAEKTLGASGRYEGKITRNSERFKELTPNYNPDIIFKDEENTGADRLMTQRCKDKLNSLAISVMNQWPGVKLRVTEGWDEDGHHSEESLHYEGRAVDITTSDRDRSKYGMLARLAVEAGFDWVYYESKAHIHCSVKAENSVAAKSGGCFPASASVNLENGGNKSVKDLKPGDRVLAADAEGNLLYSDFVMFLDRAQEVRKMFYVIETREPRRRVALTAAHLLFAGQEATRGQSAFKATFASNVRSGQLVYIADGGGRLLQPARVEKVYLEEMAGAYAPLTVQGTLVVNQVLASCYAVIEEHTLAHWAFAPVRMSYAASSLFLPSDSPMGNSTVQEDGVHWYSSALYQIGRWVLDGASIHPLGMALDSS; via the exons ATGATGCTGACAAGAATTGTGTTAGTGGGAATGATCTGCTGCTCTCTCGTCTCGTCTGTGAAGGCGTGTGGGCCGGGCCGGGGCTATGGGAGAAGGCGGCATCCCAGAAAATTAACCCCTCTGGCTTACAAGCAATATATTCCCAATGTGGCAGAAAAGACTCTGGGGGCAAGTGGCAGATACGAAGGCAAGATTACCAGGAACTCGGAGAGGTTTAAAGAATTGACACCCAATTACAACCCAGACATTATTTTTAAGGATGAAGAGAACACGGGGGCTGACAGGCTGATGACACAG AGGTGCAAAGATAAATTAAATTCTCTGGCGATCTCAGTGATGAACCAATGGCCCGGGGTGAAGCTGAGGGTTACAGAGGGCTGGGATGAAGACGGCCATCATTCCGAGGAGTCCCTGCACTATGAAGGCAGGGCCGTCGACATCACCACCTCGGACCGCGACAGGAGCAAGTACGGCATGTTAGCGAGGCTGGCCGTGGAAGCGGGCTTCGACTGGGTTTACTACGAATCCAAAGCTCACATTCACTGTTCCGTCAAAGCAG AAAACTCGGTCGCTGCTAAGTCCGGCGGCTGCTTCCCAGCTTCAGCCAGTGTGAACTTGGAGAACGGTGGGAACAAGTCAGTGAAGGACCTGAAGCCGGGAGACCGGGTACTGGCGGCGGACGCGGAAGGCAACCTTCTGTACAGCGACTTCGTCATGTTCTTGGACAGAGCGCAAGAGGTCAGGAAAATGTTCTACGTGATAGAAACGCGAGAACCTCGGAGGAGGGTCGCCCTCACCGCGGCGCATCTACTTTTCGCCGGGCAGGAGGCGACCCGGGGCCAAAGCGCCTTCAAGGCAACTTTCGCCAGCAACGTGAGATCCGGACAGCTAGTGTACATCGCCGACGGGGGCGGCCGCCTGCTGCAGCCTGCCAGGGTCGAGAAGGTTTACCTGGAGGAGATGGCAGGTGCTTACGCCCCATTGACTGTCCAGGGCACCCTTGTGGTCAACCAGGTCCTGGCCTCTTGCTATGCGGTGATCGAGGAGCACACGCTGGCCCACTGGGCTTTCGCGCCTGTACGAATGAGCTACGCGGCCAGCTCGTTGTTTTTACCAAGCGACTCACCAATGGGCAACAGCACTGTCCAGGAAGACGGGGTCCACTGGTACTCGAGCGCCTTGTATCAAATAGGCAGATGGGTTTTGGACGGCGCATCTATCCATCCACTGGGAATGGCGTTGGACTCTAGCTGA